In the genome of Telluria beijingensis, one region contains:
- a CDS encoding tetratricopeptide repeat protein: MTSPPPSDEIRQIVDQALQAAHHEAESGNLDQALALYQAVLDLQPGHAAAHHALGLLARHAGDLEAAVPHFAAALQGDAGEHAHWLDYLATLVEARQFHSAAELLELARSNGLQGQALDDVERLLASAGAPDADAIDAAAALFGQGRWSEAGEAARGLIERFPQHPFGWKLLGGVHHRLGDTNQSMHAMAMAARFGQDDAEAFSNLGMLLMRANRLDEAEHALRHALSLEPSNADAHNHLAITLAELQRLPEAHASANAALALEPRHEKATITLALVLQCQSRTTEAVDVYRRLLERNPDNTDAHSNMLFCLSEMHQVAPEALFAEHLRYAQGIERRTAPPAPWDNTPEPERRLRVGFVSGDLRSHAVASFMGPVFEQLAGRPGLALYAYYNHTLHDATTKDLHPLFDHWRDIDALDDDALQRQVRADGIDILVDLSGHTSFNRLPAFARRLAPLQVSWIGYPGTTGLAAMDYYFADRKLLPPGLLDHLFTEKLVQLPLSSPFAPYVGSPDVAPLPALENGHVTFGSFNRLSKINSQVIAAWAALLRAVPDARLLVAGMPDHGREQLLAMLEHEGIAAHRVKLHARAGMADYLALHNRVDFALDTFPYTGGTTTLHAGWMGVPTLTLAGGTAPGRQCASVLEHHGLTQFIAHDVDDFVAKGVAVCADLPALAAIRASLRGRYPLPASDTMTRLADGVEHALRLIWRRWCQGLPAESVEVPLPPAAPRRSSQSA, encoded by the coding sequence ATGACCTCCCCTCCCCCCAGCGACGAAATCCGCCAGATTGTCGACCAGGCCCTGCAAGCCGCCCACCACGAGGCCGAATCCGGCAACCTGGACCAGGCGCTGGCCCTCTACCAGGCAGTCCTCGACCTCCAGCCCGGCCATGCCGCCGCCCACCATGCGCTGGGCCTGCTGGCACGCCACGCCGGCGACCTGGAGGCGGCGGTCCCGCATTTCGCCGCCGCCCTGCAGGGCGACGCCGGGGAACACGCCCACTGGCTCGACTATCTCGCAACCCTGGTCGAGGCACGCCAGTTCCACAGCGCGGCCGAGCTGCTCGAACTCGCCCGTTCCAATGGCCTGCAAGGCCAGGCGCTCGACGACGTCGAGCGGCTGCTGGCCAGCGCGGGCGCGCCCGATGCCGACGCGATCGACGCCGCCGCCGCCCTGTTCGGGCAGGGGCGCTGGTCAGAAGCGGGCGAGGCGGCGCGTGGGCTGATCGAACGCTTTCCCCAGCACCCCTTCGGCTGGAAGCTGCTGGGCGGCGTGCATCACCGCCTGGGCGACACCAACCAGTCGATGCATGCGATGGCCATGGCGGCCAGGTTCGGCCAGGACGATGCCGAAGCATTCAGCAACCTGGGCATGCTCCTGATGCGCGCCAACCGGCTCGACGAGGCGGAACACGCCTTGCGGCACGCGCTCTCGCTGGAGCCCAGCAACGCCGATGCCCACAACCACCTGGCCATCACCCTGGCGGAATTGCAGCGGCTGCCGGAAGCGCATGCCAGCGCCAACGCGGCGCTGGCGCTCGAGCCGCGGCATGAAAAGGCCACCATCACGCTGGCGCTGGTGCTGCAGTGCCAGAGCCGGACAACGGAGGCGGTCGATGTCTATCGACGCCTGCTGGAACGCAACCCGGACAATACCGACGCCCACAGCAATATGCTGTTCTGCCTCAGCGAAATGCACCAGGTCGCGCCCGAGGCGCTGTTCGCCGAACATCTCCGGTATGCCCAGGGGATCGAGCGGCGCACCGCACCACCCGCCCCCTGGGACAATACGCCCGAGCCGGAGCGCCGCCTGCGCGTCGGCTTCGTCTCGGGCGACCTGCGCAGCCACGCCGTGGCGTCCTTCATGGGACCGGTCTTCGAGCAGCTCGCGGGACGCCCCGGCCTGGCGCTGTACGCCTACTACAACCATACCCTGCACGACGCGACCACCAAGGATCTGCACCCCCTGTTCGACCATTGGCGCGATATCGACGCGCTCGACGACGACGCGCTGCAACGGCAGGTCCGGGCCGACGGCATCGACATCCTGGTCGATCTCTCCGGTCACACCTCCTTCAACCGCCTGCCCGCATTCGCGCGCCGGCTGGCGCCGCTGCAGGTCTCGTGGATCGGCTACCCCGGCACCACCGGCCTGGCCGCGATGGATTACTACTTTGCCGATCGCAAGTTACTGCCTCCCGGACTGCTCGACCACCTGTTCACGGAGAAGCTGGTGCAACTGCCGCTATCGTCGCCGTTCGCACCCTACGTCGGCTCGCCCGACGTCGCCCCGCTGCCCGCCCTGGAAAACGGCCACGTCACGTTCGGCAGCTTCAACCGGCTCAGCAAGATCAACAGCCAGGTGATCGCAGCCTGGGCGGCGCTGCTGCGCGCCGTGCCCGATGCGCGGCTGCTGGTGGCCGGGATGCCCGATCACGGCCGCGAGCAGCTGCTCGCGATGCTGGAACACGAAGGCATTGCCGCGCACCGCGTCAAACTCCATGCCCGTGCCGGCATGGCCGACTACCTGGCGCTGCACAACCGGGTCGACTTCGCGCTCGACACCTTCCCCTATACCGGCGGCACCACCACCCTGCATGCCGGCTGGATGGGCGTGCCGACCCTGACGCTGGCCGGCGGCACCGCGCCGGGACGACAGTGCGCCAGCGTCCTCGAACATCACGGGCTGACGCAGTTCATCGCACACGATGTCGACGATTTCGTCGCCAAGGGTGTGGCCGTCTGCGCCGACCTGCCGGCGCTGGCCGCGATCCGCGCCTCGCTGCGCGGCCGCTACCCGCTGCCCGCGTCGGACACCATGACCCGGCTCGCCGACGGCGTCGAGCACGCGCTGCGCCTGATATGGCGGCGCTGGTGCCAGGGCTTGCCTGCGGAGAGCGTCGAGGTGCCGCTGCCGCCGGCCGCGCCGCGTCGATCCTCTCAGTCGGCGTAG
- a CDS encoding ArnT family glycosyltransferase — MKPVRLPAAATLALPRWALLALGMLYILPGIIGRDLWKEDSGSFGIMWTMAHGGLDDWLYPNIAGLASVDEGPLAFWLGAICIKLFGWILGDVLAARVSTIAIFVLGTMSLWYTAFHLGRRAEAQPLRLAFGGQPEPNDYGRTLGDTAVLIYLGSLGLLLQSHLTLAATLQGALLAYFLYRAVRYVEHASIRNAVLVGLALGALTLTQGFLPPLVLIVALFACTRYLDMPAGQALRHLAVAAGVGFGLTLVWILPAVAVQPYGLSPVADWLAWNGEQFGLPGWVAVKTFFRIGIWFFWPAWPFALWATWAWRRQQQMLHIVLPVFFFLALVLQLLCDPVPENSDFLKMLPPLALMAAFGLPTMKRGAINAIDWFSVMVLTMLGATIWLFWIAKLTGWPAQLAKNALKLVPGFTPEIGIVTFTVAAAASVGWVMLVHWRLSRQPAVLWRAVVLSSGGLILLWVLLMTLFLPDLNYGKSYAGVAQQIAARLPADTDCIDTNVGPAQRASLAFYGRLPFVTLAGGKCDYVLLQDSMRNRNDRALLRKWGVRNAIPLWEGRRASDRDERFRLFRRAQ, encoded by the coding sequence ATGAAACCAGTCCGCCTTCCTGCCGCCGCCACCCTGGCGCTGCCCCGCTGGGCCCTGCTTGCGCTGGGCATGCTGTACATCCTGCCCGGCATCATCGGCCGCGACCTGTGGAAGGAAGACTCAGGCAGCTTCGGCATCATGTGGACCATGGCGCATGGCGGCCTCGATGACTGGCTGTACCCGAACATCGCCGGCCTGGCCAGCGTCGACGAAGGCCCGCTGGCCTTCTGGCTGGGCGCCATCTGCATCAAGCTGTTCGGCTGGATCCTGGGCGACGTGCTGGCCGCGCGCGTCTCGACCATCGCCATCTTCGTGCTGGGCACGATGTCGCTGTGGTACACCGCCTTCCACCTCGGGCGACGCGCCGAGGCCCAGCCGCTGCGCCTGGCCTTCGGCGGCCAGCCCGAGCCGAACGACTACGGCCGCACCCTGGGCGACACCGCCGTCCTGATCTACCTCGGCAGCCTGGGCCTGCTGCTGCAAAGCCACCTGACCCTGGCCGCGACCCTGCAGGGCGCGCTGCTGGCGTATTTCCTGTACCGCGCCGTGCGCTACGTCGAGCACGCGAGCATCCGCAACGCCGTGCTGGTCGGCCTGGCCCTGGGCGCCCTGACACTCACCCAGGGCTTCCTGCCGCCGCTGGTGCTGATCGTGGCCCTGTTCGCCTGCACCCGCTACCTGGACATGCCTGCCGGCCAGGCGCTGCGCCACCTGGCGGTGGCGGCCGGCGTCGGCTTCGGGCTGACCCTGGTCTGGATCCTGCCCGCCGTCGCCGTGCAACCGTACGGCCTGTCGCCGGTCGCCGACTGGCTGGCCTGGAACGGCGAGCAGTTCGGCCTGCCAGGCTGGGTCGCGGTCAAGACTTTCTTCCGGATCGGCATCTGGTTCTTCTGGCCGGCCTGGCCATTCGCCCTGTGGGCGACCTGGGCCTGGCGCCGCCAGCAGCAGATGCTGCACATCGTGCTGCCGGTGTTCTTCTTCCTGGCGCTCGTGCTGCAACTGCTGTGCGACCCGGTGCCCGAGAACAGCGACTTCCTCAAGATGCTGCCACCGCTGGCCCTGATGGCCGCCTTCGGCCTGCCGACCATGAAGCGCGGCGCGATCAACGCCATCGACTGGTTCTCGGTGATGGTGCTGACCATGCTGGGCGCGACCATCTGGCTGTTCTGGATCGCCAAGCTGACCGGCTGGCCGGCCCAGCTGGCCAAGAACGCCCTCAAGCTGGTGCCCGGCTTCACGCCCGAAATCGGCATCGTGACCTTCACGGTCGCCGCCGCCGCCAGCGTCGGCTGGGTGATGCTGGTGCACTGGCGCCTGTCGCGCCAGCCGGCCGTGCTGTGGCGCGCCGTGGTGCTGTCGTCCGGCGGCCTGATCCTGCTGTGGGTGCTGTTGATGACGCTGTTCCTGCCCGACCTCAACTACGGCAAGAGCTATGCCGGCGTGGCCCAGCAGATCGCGGCGCGCCTGCCGGCAGACACCGACTGCATCGACACCAATGTCGGCCCGGCCCAGCGCGCCTCGCTGGCCTTCTATGGCCGCCTGCCCTTCGTGACGCTGGCCGGCGGCAAGTGCGATTACGTGCTGCTGCAGGACAGCATGCGCAACCGCAACGACCGCGCGCTGCTGCGCAAATGGGGAGTACGCAACGCGATTCCGCTATGGGAAGGCCGGCGCGCGTCGGACCGCGACGAACGCTTCAGGCTGTTCCGTCGCGCGCAGTAA
- a CDS encoding type B 50S ribosomal protein L31, with the protein MKTDTHPDYREVVFHDLSCDFKFITRSTINTRETINHEGKDYPLVKIEVSAESHPFFTGKHKIVDTAGRVEKFRQKFGSVGSKTSVANG; encoded by the coding sequence ATGAAGACCGATACCCATCCAGATTACCGCGAAGTCGTCTTCCACGACCTGTCGTGCGACTTCAAATTCATCACCCGTTCGACCATCAACACCCGCGAAACGATCAACCACGAAGGTAAAGACTACCCACTGGTCAAGATCGAGGTGTCGGCTGAGTCGCACCCGTTCTTCACCGGCAAGCACAAGATCGTCGACACCGCTGGTCGCGTCGAGAAATTCCGCCAGAAGTTCGGTTCGGTCGGCTCGAAGACTTCGGTCGCCAACGGCTAA
- the rho gene encoding transcription termination factor Rho, translating into MHLSELKAMHVSALLEMAIGLDIDNAARLRKQELMFAILKKRAKQGEQIFGDGALEVLPDGFGFLRSPDASYMASTDDIYISPSQIRRFNLHTGDSIEGEVRTPKDGERYFALVKVDKVNGESPEASKHRILFENLTPLHPNEPLRLERDMNGAENITGRIVDLISPIGKGQRGLLVASPKSGKSVMLQHIAHAITANHPDVTLIVLLIDERPEEVTEMQRSVRGEVVASTFDEPATRHVQVAEMVLEKAKRLVEMKKDVVILLDSITRLARAYNTVIPASGKVLTGGVDANALQRPKRFFGAARNVEEGGSLTIVATALIETGSRMDDVIYEEFKGTGNMEVHLERRLAEKRVYPAINLNKSGTRREELLIKPDQLQKIWILRKLLYSMDEIEAMEFILDKMRATKNNVEFFDMMRRGG; encoded by the coding sequence ATGCATTTATCTGAACTGAAGGCGATGCACGTTTCCGCGCTGCTGGAAATGGCAATCGGCCTCGACATCGACAACGCAGCCCGCCTGCGCAAACAGGAACTGATGTTCGCGATCCTGAAGAAGCGCGCGAAGCAGGGCGAGCAAATCTTCGGCGACGGCGCTCTCGAAGTGCTGCCGGACGGTTTCGGTTTCCTGCGCTCGCCGGATGCGAGCTATATGGCTTCGACCGACGACATCTATATCTCGCCGTCGCAGATCCGTCGTTTCAACTTGCATACGGGTGACTCGATCGAAGGCGAAGTGCGCACGCCGAAGGATGGCGAGCGTTATTTCGCGCTGGTCAAGGTCGACAAGGTCAACGGCGAATCGCCGGAAGCCTCGAAGCACCGCATCCTGTTCGAGAACCTGACCCCGCTGCACCCGAACGAGCCGCTGCGCCTGGAGCGCGACATGAACGGCGCCGAGAACATTACCGGCCGCATCGTCGACCTGATCTCGCCGATCGGCAAGGGCCAGCGCGGCCTGCTGGTGGCGTCGCCCAAGTCGGGTAAATCGGTCATGCTGCAGCACATCGCGCATGCGATCACCGCGAACCACCCGGACGTGACCCTGATCGTGCTGCTGATCGACGAACGTCCGGAAGAAGTGACCGAGATGCAGCGTTCGGTGCGCGGCGAAGTGGTCGCCTCGACCTTCGACGAGCCGGCCACCCGCCACGTGCAGGTCGCCGAGATGGTGCTCGAGAAGGCCAAGCGCCTGGTCGAGATGAAGAAGGACGTTGTCATCCTGCTGGACTCGATCACCCGCCTGGCGCGCGCCTACAACACCGTGATCCCGGCCTCGGGCAAGGTGCTGACCGGCGGTGTGGATGCCAACGCGCTGCAGCGTCCGAAGCGCTTCTTCGGCGCCGCCCGTAACGTGGAAGAAGGCGGCTCGCTGACCATCGTCGCGACCGCGCTGATCGAGACCGGCTCGCGCATGGACGACGTGATCTACGAAGAATTCAAGGGCACCGGCAATATGGAGGTACACCTGGAGCGCCGCCTGGCCGAGAAGCGTGTTTATCCGGCAATCAACCTGAACAAATCGGGCACCCGCCGCGAAGAACTGCTGATCAAGCCCGATCAACTGCAGAAGATCTGGATTTTGCGCAAGCTGCTGTACTCGATGGACGAGATCGAGGCGATGGAGTTCATCCTCGACAAGATGCGCGCGACCAAGAACAATGTCGAGTTCTTCGACATGATGCGCCGCGGCGGCTGA
- the trxA gene encoding thioredoxin TrxA, with amino-acid sequence MSENIKHISDASFEADVLKSEQPVLVDFWAEWCGPCKMIAPILEEVAKEYAGKITIAKMDVDANQAVPAQFGIRGIPTLILFKNGQVAAQKVGAVAKGPLTAFIDSNI; translated from the coding sequence ATGAGCGAAAACATCAAACACATCAGCGATGCATCCTTCGAAGCCGACGTGCTCAAGTCCGAGCAGCCGGTGCTGGTCGATTTCTGGGCCGAGTGGTGCGGTCCTTGCAAGATGATTGCCCCGATCCTGGAAGAAGTGGCCAAGGAATACGCCGGCAAGATCACGATCGCCAAGATGGACGTCGACGCGAACCAGGCCGTGCCGGCCCAGTTCGGCATCCGCGGCATCCCGACCCTGATCCTGTTCAAGAACGGCCAGGTCGCAGCCCAGAAAGTCGGCGCCGTCGCAAAAGGTCCGCTGACCGCTTTCATCGACAGCAATATCTGA
- a CDS encoding response regulator, with protein sequence MPPDVAAESHSAPLRVLVLDDDHLLLEVMRSMLEACGPVEILLEFDARQALSRLGEAMPDVLICDLVLPEMDGIEFLQAAASRGYAGRVILLSALEDGVREAAAELARALGLRVVGSFRKPLSPEQLRHALEC encoded by the coding sequence ATGCCGCCCGACGTCGCCGCCGAATCGCATTCCGCACCACTGCGCGTGCTGGTACTCGACGACGACCATCTGCTGCTCGAAGTCATGCGCTCGATGCTGGAAGCCTGCGGCCCGGTCGAGATCCTGCTCGAATTCGATGCGCGCCAGGCCCTGTCCCGGCTCGGCGAGGCCATGCCCGACGTCCTGATCTGCGACCTGGTGCTGCCCGAAATGGACGGCATCGAATTCCTGCAGGCCGCGGCCAGCCGCGGCTACGCCGGCAGGGTGATCCTGCTGTCGGCCCTCGAAGACGGGGTGCGCGAGGCCGCCGCCGAACTGGCGCGCGCGCTCGGATTGCGGGTAGTAGGCTCGTTCCGCAAGCCGCTCTCGCCCGAGCAATTACGCCATGCGCTGGAATGTTGA
- the hutC gene encoding histidine utilization repressor, producing MQEKSPIFQQIKDYLVGEIASGRWKEGELVPSEQALVRQFGVSRMTVNRAVRELTAEQVLVRRQGSGTYVAPQKYQATLVEIRNIADEIRARGKLHTSRVLALHARPADDDLAAEFGLEPGVPLFHSLIVHCENEVPVQLEDRWVNPGCAPAYLEQDFSRITPNEHLMAAAPLQGAFYTIEAQPAPEEEARLLAIEAGAPCLVLHRRTTSAGRVASVATMWHPGHLARFTGSV from the coding sequence ATGCAGGAAAAGTCGCCCATTTTCCAGCAGATCAAGGATTACCTGGTGGGCGAAATCGCCTCGGGCCGCTGGAAAGAGGGCGAGCTGGTGCCGTCGGAGCAGGCGCTGGTGCGCCAGTTCGGGGTGTCGCGCATGACCGTCAACCGCGCCGTGCGCGAGCTCACGGCCGAGCAGGTGCTGGTGCGGCGCCAGGGCTCGGGCACCTATGTCGCCCCGCAAAAATACCAGGCCACCCTGGTCGAGATCCGCAATATCGCCGACGAGATCCGCGCCCGCGGCAAGCTGCACACCAGCCGCGTGCTGGCGCTGCATGCCCGCCCTGCCGACGACGACCTGGCCGCGGAGTTCGGACTCGAGCCGGGCGTGCCCCTGTTCCATTCGCTGATCGTGCACTGCGAGAACGAGGTGCCGGTCCAGCTCGAGGACCGCTGGGTCAACCCGGGCTGCGCCCCGGCCTACCTGGAACAGGATTTTTCGCGCATCACGCCCAACGAGCACCTGATGGCGGCCGCGCCGCTGCAGGGGGCCTTCTATACGATAGAGGCGCAGCCGGCGCCGGAGGAAGAGGCGCGCCTGCTGGCGATCGAGGCCGGCGCGCCATGCCTGGTGCTGCACCGGCGCACCACCTCGGCCGGCCGGGTCGCGTCGGTGGCCACGATGTGGCATCCGGGCCACCTGGCGCGCTTCACCGGTAGCGTCTGA
- the ada gene encoding bifunctional DNA-binding transcriptional regulator/O6-methylguanine-DNA methyltransferase Ada, producing the protein MTTTDRDDSDELRWEAVQRRDAGADGSFYYSVRTTGVYCRPSCPSRGARRANVAFHASAQAAEAAGFRPCLRCAPHLPPLAERQAEAVARACRLIEESEQEPDLDALAQAAGMSRFHFHRVFKARTGITPKTYAAAKRGARVRQALEQGAPVTDALYDAGYGSSGRFYAASGEVLGMQPSNYRAGGQGETIRFAVAECSLGAILVAATERGICAILIGDQPEPLVDDLQARFPKAELRGAEDGFDRTVAQVIGLVEAPRIGLDLPLDVRGTAFQQRVWQALRAIPSGQTVTYAELAERVGLPGGARAVAGACAANPVAVAIPCHRVVRTGGALSGYRWGIERKRALIERESGQAE; encoded by the coding sequence ATGACAACGACAGATCGAGACGACAGCGACGAGCTGCGCTGGGAAGCCGTACAGCGGCGCGATGCCGGCGCCGACGGCAGCTTCTATTATTCGGTGCGCACCACCGGCGTCTATTGCCGGCCTTCGTGCCCGTCGCGCGGGGCCAGGCGCGCCAACGTCGCCTTCCACGCCAGCGCCCAGGCGGCCGAGGCGGCGGGCTTCCGGCCCTGCCTGCGCTGCGCGCCGCACCTGCCGCCGCTGGCCGAGCGCCAGGCCGAGGCGGTGGCGCGCGCCTGCCGCCTGATCGAAGAGTCGGAACAAGAGCCGGACCTCGATGCCCTGGCCCAGGCCGCCGGCATGAGCCGCTTCCATTTCCACCGCGTGTTCAAGGCCCGCACCGGGATCACGCCCAAGACCTACGCAGCGGCCAAACGGGGCGCCCGCGTGCGCCAGGCGCTGGAGCAGGGCGCCCCGGTCACCGACGCGCTGTACGACGCCGGCTATGGCTCCAGCGGGCGCTTCTACGCGGCGTCCGGCGAGGTGCTGGGCATGCAGCCGTCGAACTACCGCGCCGGCGGGCAGGGCGAGACGATCCGCTTCGCCGTGGCCGAGTGTTCGCTGGGCGCCATCCTGGTCGCGGCCACCGAGCGCGGCATCTGCGCGATCCTGATCGGCGACCAGCCCGAGCCGCTGGTGGACGACCTGCAGGCGCGCTTTCCGAAGGCCGAGCTGCGCGGCGCCGAGGACGGCTTCGATCGCACCGTGGCGCAGGTGATCGGCCTGGTCGAGGCGCCGCGTATCGGGCTCGATCTGCCGCTCGACGTGCGCGGCACCGCCTTCCAGCAGCGCGTGTGGCAGGCGCTGCGCGCGATTCCCTCGGGCCAGACGGTCACCTATGCCGAACTGGCGGAAAGGGTCGGCCTGCCAGGCGGCGCGCGCGCCGTGGCCGGGGCCTGCGCGGCCAATCCCGTCGCGGTCGCGATTCCCTGCCACCGCGTGGTGCGCACCGGCGGCGCGCTGTCCGGCTACCGCTGGGGCATCGAGCGCAAGCGCGCATTGATCGAGCGCGAGAGCGGGCAGGCCGAATGA
- a CDS encoding 2OG-Fe(II) oxygenase, which translates to MTAIDWDEVGAQLDDAGCAVIPGLLDARLCTQLAACYDQPQRFRSRVVMERHGFGRGEYQYFAYPLPEPVAALRATLYPPLARIANRWQAALGLDVRFPMEHADFVARCHAAGQLRPTPLLLRYRAGDYNCLHQDLYGEQVFPLQVAVLLSRPGEDFEGGEFVLTEQRPRMQSRAEVVALGQGDAVVFAVNQRPVQGARGVYRVAMRHGISRVRRGLRHTMGIIFHDAT; encoded by the coding sequence ATGACGGCGATCGACTGGGACGAGGTCGGAGCACAGCTCGACGACGCCGGCTGCGCCGTGATCCCGGGCCTGCTGGACGCCCGCCTGTGCACGCAGCTGGCCGCCTGCTACGACCAGCCGCAGCGCTTCCGCAGCCGCGTGGTGATGGAGCGCCACGGCTTCGGCCGCGGCGAGTACCAGTATTTCGCCTATCCCTTGCCCGAGCCGGTCGCCGCCCTGCGCGCCACGCTGTATCCGCCGCTGGCGCGCATCGCCAACCGCTGGCAGGCCGCGCTCGGGCTGGATGTGCGCTTCCCGATGGAGCACGCCGACTTCGTGGCGCGCTGCCATGCGGCCGGCCAGCTGCGCCCGACGCCGCTGCTGCTGCGCTACCGCGCCGGCGACTACAACTGCCTGCACCAGGACCTGTATGGCGAACAGGTGTTTCCGCTGCAGGTGGCGGTGCTGCTGTCGCGCCCCGGCGAGGATTTCGAGGGCGGCGAATTCGTGCTGACCGAGCAGCGCCCGCGCATGCAGTCGCGCGCCGAAGTCGTGGCGCTGGGCCAGGGCGATGCCGTCGTGTTCGCGGTCAACCAGCGGCCAGTGCAGGGCGCGCGCGGCGTGTACCGGGTAGCGATGCGGCATGGCATCAGCCGGGTGCGGCGCGGGTTGCGCCATACGATGGGCATCATCTTCCACGACGCGACCTAG